TGGGCTGTACTTATCAACAGGAGCGACAGAAGAGGAAATTTTTGAAGAAGTGGTAGCGATGACGCTCGGAAAACGGGTGGATGGGGTGATTTTGCTATACTCCAAGATCGGTGATCGCGTCATGGAGTACTTAAAGAACAGCGGTGTGCCGTTCTCTGTAGTAGGACGGCCGTATGCTCAGGCAGAAACGATTTCCTATGTCGATAACGATAATGTACAGATTGCAAAAGAAGTGACGGACTATTTGATTGGTCTTGGGCACCGGCATATCGCGTTTGTTGGCGGAACTGCTGATTATGTTGTTTCTTTGGACCGTCTGAAAGGTTACCAGCAGGCGCTAACAGATGCGGGACTGCCATTCATTCAGGAATATATTGCAGAGCGGAATCCTATGCAAAGTGATGAAGAAGGAGCGATTCGCCGGTTGATGGAATTGCCGATACGGCCGACTGCCATCGTCACACATGATGACCTCGTTGCCTATGAAGTCATCAGTTATCTGGAAGATATGAAACTTAGTGTACCGGAGGATGTGTCGGTTATCGGATTCAATAACCATGCGATTTCTGAACATTTAAAGCCGCCGCTCAGTTCAGTGGATATTTCCATCTATGAATTGGGCGTGCAGGCAGCTAATTTAGCACTCGAAAAAATACTGGATGAAACGGCTGCGGTACGGAAGGTTACAGTGCCTGCCCGACTGATTGAACGGGGATCCTGCCAGCAGCTTTGAAAGGAAACAGTCATGGAGAAAAAATGGTGGAAAGAAGCAGTTGCATATCAAGTCTACCCCAGGAGTTTTCAAGACTCGAATGGTGATGGGATCGGTGATATTAATGGAGTGACCAGCCGGCTCGATTACCTGAAGGAGCTCGGCATCGATGTTATCTGGGTCTGTCCGTTCTATAAATCCCCTAATGATGATAACGGGTATGACATCAGTGATTATCGTAATGTACTCGAAGAGTTTGGGACAATGGAGGACTTTGACCGGTTACTGCAGGAAGTACATGCCCGGGACATGAAATTGATTATCGACCTCGTCATTAATCATACAAGCGATGAACATCCATGGTTTACTGAGTCGCGTTCTTCCCGGACCAATCCAAAAAGGGATTGGTATATCTGGCAGGATGAGCCGACAAATTGGGAGAGCATTTTTGGTGGGCCTGCCTGGGAGTATGATCCGCAGACTGACCAGTATTATCTACATCTCTTTTCTAAAAAACAGCCGGATCTGAACTGGGAAAACCCTGAGGTTCGGGAGGCGCTGTACGAAATGGTCAATTGGTGGCTCGATAAAGGAATTGATGGCTTCCGGGTGGATGCCATCAGCCATATCAAAAAAGAGTTGACCGATATGCCGGATGCAGCAGGACGCCCATATGTGCCGGCTTGGGAAAAGATGATGAACGTTGAAGGCATCCAGCCGTTTCTGGCTGAACTGCGGGACCGGACATTTGCCCATTATGATATTATGACGGTCGGGGAAGCGAACGGGGTACTGGCCTCGGATATCGAAGAGTGGGTAAGCGAAGAAAACGGGAAGTTCAACATGATTTTTCAGTTTGAAAGCCTGGAATTATGGAACGCCGAATTCACTAAAGGGATTGATGTGCCTGAATTGAAGCAAGTGCTCAGCCGCTGGCAGCAAGGTGTGGCAGGAACAGGATGGAACGCATTATTCGTTGAAAATCATGACCAGCCACGCATTGTCTCGACATGGGGAGATGATGGCCTGTATTGGCGGGAGAGCGCGACAGCAATCGCCACAATGTACTTCCTGATGCAGGGCACGCCATTCATCTACCAGGGACAGGAAATCGGAATGACAAATGCGCCGTTTGATCGCATTGAACAGTACAATGATGTCCGCACGCAGAATCTGTATCATTACAACCGGGCGGAAGGAATGGCGCATGAAGTTGTTATGACCATGATCCATGCGACCAGCCGGGATCATTCCCGGACGCCGATGCAGTGGGACGACAGTCAAACAGCGGGCTTTACGGACGGGGAGCCGTGGCTGGATGTTAACCCGAATAATACTTGGCTGAATGTTGAAGCACAGCAGCGGGACCCGAAGTCTGTGTTGGCTTATTACAGGCAATTGATCGCGCTCAGAAAGCGCAGTTCGACGCTCATCTATGGCAGCTATCAGCTCTATGAGACCGGCTGTGAACAAATCTATGCGTATGAAAGGGAAGATGACGACGGAACAGTGCTGGTCGTCTCAAACCTGAGTCCGCATGCCTGTCTATGGAAAGAACCGGAAGACAGCGAACTTCTCCTCGGCAATTATGATATCCGAAACTCGGCCGAGCTGAAACCGTACGAAGCACGTGTTTATCAAGTAAGGGGCTGACGGTTGAAGCGGCTGAATTGAAATCTTTGTTGAATTCCGACACCATGAACTTTCCGTTCATGGTGTTTTTTTCGTCCGCGGCAAGCGAGCGGTGATGCCTTGATTGCAGACAACTGAAAAATGCCGGTTTTTTAACTCGACTTATATAGCCGGGAAAAAGCGGTTCTTTGCGAACGAGCCAGAAAGGACCGGAGATAAGGATTATTGCTTACGGGATATATCTGAGGGGTATAGGGAAAATAACTGTAAAAGAGGAGAAAGTAGATGGAAACAGCTGGATTGAAAGCGTTGGTTCTAAATTGTACCTTAAAGAAAAGCCCTGAAACTTCCAACACAGACGCTTTGATCAATGAAGCGATCCGTTATTTTGATCAGGAAGGAGTAAAGACGGAAATAGTGCGCCTGGCCGATTATAATATTGCGCATGCCATGGCAGTGGACGCCGGTGATGGCGATCAATGGCCGGAAATTCACCAGAAGGTGCTGGATTCCGATATTCTGATCATCGGCACGCCTGTCTGGATGGGAGAGAAAAGCAGTATCGCAACCAAAGCCATTGAACGAATCTATGCAGGCAGCAGCGAAACAAACGACAAAGGCCAGTACATTTACTACAACCGGACAGCGGGCGTAATCGTGACAGGCAATGAAGACGGGGCAAAAGACAGTGCCAAGTCCATTCTGTACAGCTTGTCTCATATGGGATTCATTGTACCGCCGAACGTGGATACGTACTGGGTCGGTGAAGCGGGACCGGGTCCTTCATTTATCGAAGCGGAAGGACAGAAAAACAGTTTCACTAAACAACATGCAAAGATCATGGCATATAATCTGATGCATTTTGCTCAAATGTTCAAGCAACATCCGATTCCGACTGAAGGAACAGTTATCGATGAAGACAAACAGAATGTCAGCGACTGAGTTGATCGACTGATCAGAGTCAGGAAGTTCCTGTCGTCACAGAATGGCAGATACGGTAGAATAGAGAAAAGCAGAAATGAGGGGGAAGCCATGATCCGGTTCGAAGGAGTGACGAAGCGATTTGCTGATGGAACTGAAGCGCTCAGCGAATTATCGCTTGAAATTCCAGGCGGCGGACTGACAGTGATCATCGGTCCGAGTGGCTGTGGTAAGACAACGTTGATGAAGATGATCAATAAACTTGAAACACCGACAGCGGGAGATGTGTTCATTGAAGAAAAACGCGTCTCTGCGCTTGATGATGTCTCACTGCGCAGGTCGATTGGTTATGTGATTCAGCGAATCGGCCTGTTTCCGCATATGACCATTAGCCGAAATGCGTCTCTTGTGCCTGATTTATTGAATTGGCCAAAAGAAAAAACAGCAGCACGCGTCAGTGAGCTGATGAAAATGACGGGGCTGGATCCGGATATTTACCTGCAGCGGTACCCGCTCGAACTGTCAGGCGGCCAGCAGCAGCGGATCGGTGTTGTGCGTGCGCTTGCCGGCGATCCCGATATTATGCTGATGGATGAACCGTTTTCCGCACTGGACCCGATCAGCCGGGAACAGCTGCAGGATGAGCTCCGTAATTTGCAGAAGGCGATTCGGAAAACGATTGTTTTCGTGACGCATGATATGGACGAAGCGCTGAAGATTGCAGACTGGATTGTCATCATGAAAGACGGCAAAGTGGAGCAGACGGGAACACCCGAAGAAATTGTCAGCCGGCCAGCAAGCCCATTCGTGGAAGAATTCATCGGGTTTGAGCGGCTGAGCCGCCGGCAGACACCTGGGAAGCAGCAGCTGATCAGATTCTCCGAATTGTTCCAAAGTGAATGGCACGGGGAAGCGGAACCGATTGCTTCATCAGCCACAGTTGAAGAAGCGGCGAGAAAGCTGCGGAAGAGTGCCATGAAGCAATTGGCGGTCATGGAAGGAGAGCGGTTGCTTGGGTATGTGAATGAAAGCGGACTGTTAAAGGCGCTTCTGGCCGAAGAAGGTGAAAGCGCTTGAGTGGATTCATCGATACGGTCATCACCCGACAGGATATGATTCAGACAGCGCTGCTTGAGCATATGTTCCTGTCGTTTATCGCAATCGCAGCGGGTATCGTAATCGCATTGCCGGCAGGTATACTGATTTCCCGGTATGAGACGGCTGCAGAACCGGTTATCGGCGTGACGGCGATTCTTCAGACCATCCCGAGCCTGGCGCTGTTCGGTTTCCTGGTGCCGGTTGTCGGAATTGGGTCACCGACCGCATTGATCGCATTGATCATCTATGCATTGCTGCCGATTTTGCGCAATACATATGCCGGCATTGTGTCGGTTGATGGAGCGATTATCGAAGCGGGGCGGGGCATGGGCATGACAGCTGCTCAGGTACTATGGAAGATTGAACTGCCGCTTGCATTGCCATTCATTATGGCTGGTATCCGGACAGCGACTGTCCTGACTGTCGGTGTCGCGACGTTGGCGACATTCGTCGGTGCCGGCGGGTTAGGGGATATCATTTACCGCGGCTTGCAGTCGTACAATAATTCGCTTGTGTTGGCCGGAGCACTTCCGGTTGCACTGCTTGCGATCGCTTTCGACTGGCTGCTGAAACTGGTGGAGCAGAAAACCACGCCGAAGGGCTTAAAACGACAGGGGGAAAAAAGTTGAGAAAAGCAGGATTAGGATTAATGGCAGCCACTTTGCTTCTCGGAGCATGCAGCGGCGGAGAAGAAGCGGCTGAGCCGATCATCATCGGTGGAAAGCCTTGGACGGAACAATATATCCTGCCTCACATTCTGGGGCAATACATTGAAGCCCATTCCGATTATGAAGTGGAGTATGAGGATGGACTCGGTGAAGTGGCAATTCTGACCCCTGCACTGGAGCAGGGGGATATTGATCTGTACGTGGAATATACAGGGACCGGGCTGAAAGATGTCCTGAAGATGGAATCAGTAGCCGGTCAGACATCCGAAGAAGTGCTGGCTGCGGTACGGGAAGGCTATGAGGAAGAGCTGGGCGCCACATGGCTTGAGCCACTCGGCTTTGAGAACGGCTATACATTGGCTTTTTCAAAGGAAAGCGGTTATGACGCCGAAACGTATTCTGATCTGGCTGAAATTTCCCGAACAGAAGATCTGGTATTCGGCGCGCCGCATCCATTCTATGAGCGGGAAGGAGACGGCTATGACGATCTGGTCGAGACATACGGATTTGAGTTTGCCGAGACGGAAAGTTTTGATCCGGCCATCATGTACGAAGCGGTCCAGAGCGGTGAAGTGGACGTGATTCCAGCCTTTACGACAGACAGCCGGATTGGTCTGTTCGATCTCGGAACAACCACAGACGATCTGAATTTCTTCCCGAAATACGACGCTGCTCCGGTGGTTCGGCTTGAGACACTCGAGGAGTATCCGGAACTGGAAGAAGTGCTGAGCGGCCTCGCCGGTGAAATCAGCGAGGAAGAAATGCTTGCGATGAATGCCCGGGTGGACGTTGACCAGGAACAGCCGCAGGATGTAGCTCACGACTTTCTGGTGGAGCAAGGTTTAATTGAAGAATGATTGACTGTCCTGCAGAAACTTTCTGCAGGATTTTTTGTGGCTTAAAAAAAGGGAATCTTGTACAATATAATTGAATGACTATTCATTTTATTTGAATAAATGAAAACGATTACAAGTTAAGGGGTGGCAGTATGAGAGAAGTTGTAATTGTGGAAGCGGCCCGCACAGCAGTCGGCCGGCGAAAGGGCATGTTCAAGGATGTGCGGCCCGATGAACTGGCTGCAGGTCTGCTGGATGAACTGGTCAGCCGGGCAGGAATTCAAAAAGGGATAGTGGAAGATGTGATTCTCGGCTGTGTGACCCAGTCTGGAGAGCAAGGCGGAAATGTGGCTCGTACTGCTGCGCTGATTGCAGGATTTCCGGATTATGTGCCGGGTGTCACAATTGACCGGCAATGCGGTTCCAGCCAGCAAGCTGTACATTTCGGTGCCCAAGCCATTCTTGCAGGAGATATGGATGTTGTCATTGCGGGGGGTGTGGAAAGCATGACCCGCTCACCGATGTTTTCCAACATGCAGGGGACAGAACCGAGCACCCGATTGACCGAGCAACATGAAATCATCAATCAAGGGCTGTCCGCGGACCGGATTGCCGAACAATGGGGGCTGACCCGGGAAGCGCTGGATGCGTATTCCGTGCAGAGCCACGAACGGGCGCTGAAGGCGATTGGGTCTGGTGTTTATGAAAAGGAAATCGTACCTGTCGCGGTGACTGATGACAGTGGACAGACCCGCGAAGTGGCGACAGACGAAGGCCCGCGCCCGGGTACAACAGCAGAGGTGCTGGCGGGACTGAAACCTGCATTCGACGAAAACGGCAATATCACGGCCGGAAATGCCAGTCAGATGAGCGACGGAGCATCAGCGGTTCTCCTGATGTCACGCGAGAAAGCGGATGAACTCGGGCTTAAGCCCAAAGCGCGGATCGTTGCACGGACAGTCGTCGGGTCCGATCCGACACTTATGCTGACGGGACCGATTGAAGCGACGAAAAAAGTGCTTGCAAAAGCGGGACTGACACTTAATGATATGGATCGCTACGAAGTGAACGAGGCATTTGCGCCAGTACCGCTCGCCTGGCTGAAAGACATGGGAGCGGATCCGGATAAATTGAATGTCAATGGCGGCGCAATTGCACTTGGCCATCCGCTCGGGGCGACAGGAGCGAAGTTGCTCGTTTCACTCGTTCACGAGCTGGAACGCTCCGGCGGCCGTTACGGCTTGCTCGCAATCTGTGAAGGTATGGGGATGGCGAATGCCACTGTCATTGAAAACCTGCAGGAGGTGCATGCATGAAGGGAGCGGACATTAAGGCCATTGTGACAGGCGGTGCTTCCGGTCTCGGAGAAGCGACGGTACGCCAGCTTATTCAGAGTGGGGGGAGAGCGGCTATCTTGGATTTAAATGAAGAGCGGGGTAAGCAGCTGGCAGACGAACTCGGTAATCACGTCATCTACTTGCCGACCGATGTCACCGATGAACTGCAAGTGGCTGAAAGTCTGGCGGCAGCGGCTGAAAAATTCAAGGGCATTAATGTGGCGGTGAATTGTGCAGGCATTGGAACAC
Above is a genomic segment from Planococcus lenghuensis containing:
- a CDS encoding ABC transporter permease codes for the protein MSGFIDTVITRQDMIQTALLEHMFLSFIAIAAGIVIALPAGILISRYETAAEPVIGVTAILQTIPSLALFGFLVPVVGIGSPTALIALIIYALLPILRNTYAGIVSVDGAIIEAGRGMGMTAAQVLWKIELPLALPFIMAGIRTATVLTVGVATLATFVGAGGLGDIIYRGLQSYNNSLVLAGALPVALLAIAFDWLLKLVEQKTTPKGLKRQGEKS
- a CDS encoding ABC transporter ATP-binding protein, coding for MIRFEGVTKRFADGTEALSELSLEIPGGGLTVIIGPSGCGKTTLMKMINKLETPTAGDVFIEEKRVSALDDVSLRRSIGYVIQRIGLFPHMTISRNASLVPDLLNWPKEKTAARVSELMKMTGLDPDIYLQRYPLELSGGQQQRIGVVRALAGDPDIMLMDEPFSALDPISREQLQDELRNLQKAIRKTIVFVTHDMDEALKIADWIVIMKDGKVEQTGTPEEIVSRPASPFVEEFIGFERLSRRQTPGKQQLIRFSELFQSEWHGEAEPIASSATVEEAARKLRKSAMKQLAVMEGERLLGYVNESGLLKALLAEEGESA
- a CDS encoding glycine betaine ABC transporter substrate-binding protein, whose protein sequence is MRKAGLGLMAATLLLGACSGGEEAAEPIIIGGKPWTEQYILPHILGQYIEAHSDYEVEYEDGLGEVAILTPALEQGDIDLYVEYTGTGLKDVLKMESVAGQTSEEVLAAVREGYEEELGATWLEPLGFENGYTLAFSKESGYDAETYSDLAEISRTEDLVFGAPHPFYEREGDGYDDLVETYGFEFAETESFDPAIMYEAVQSGEVDVIPAFTTDSRIGLFDLGTTTDDLNFFPKYDAAPVVRLETLEEYPELEEVLSGLAGEISEEEMLAMNARVDVDQEQPQDVAHDFLVEQGLIEE
- a CDS encoding flavodoxin family protein gives rise to the protein METAGLKALVLNCTLKKSPETSNTDALINEAIRYFDQEGVKTEIVRLADYNIAHAMAVDAGDGDQWPEIHQKVLDSDILIIGTPVWMGEKSSIATKAIERIYAGSSETNDKGQYIYYNRTAGVIVTGNEDGAKDSAKSILYSLSHMGFIVPPNVDTYWVGEAGPGPSFIEAEGQKNSFTKQHAKIMAYNLMHFAQMFKQHPIPTEGTVIDEDKQNVSD
- a CDS encoding LacI family DNA-binding transcriptional regulator, with the protein product MTVTIKDVAKHAQVSPSTVSRVIADNPRISPKTKEKVKEVMESLGYHPNFQARNLVIQKSQTLGIIMENSAALAFQNPFFPEVLRGISAAAHKSQFGLYLSTGATEEEIFEEVVAMTLGKRVDGVILLYSKIGDRVMEYLKNSGVPFSVVGRPYAQAETISYVDNDNVQIAKEVTDYLIGLGHRHIAFVGGTADYVVSLDRLKGYQQALTDAGLPFIQEYIAERNPMQSDEEGAIRRLMELPIRPTAIVTHDDLVAYEVISYLEDMKLSVPEDVSVIGFNNHAISEHLKPPLSSVDISIYELGVQAANLALEKILDETAAVRKVTVPARLIERGSCQQL
- a CDS encoding glycoside hydrolase family 13 protein codes for the protein MEKKWWKEAVAYQVYPRSFQDSNGDGIGDINGVTSRLDYLKELGIDVIWVCPFYKSPNDDNGYDISDYRNVLEEFGTMEDFDRLLQEVHARDMKLIIDLVINHTSDEHPWFTESRSSRTNPKRDWYIWQDEPTNWESIFGGPAWEYDPQTDQYYLHLFSKKQPDLNWENPEVREALYEMVNWWLDKGIDGFRVDAISHIKKELTDMPDAAGRPYVPAWEKMMNVEGIQPFLAELRDRTFAHYDIMTVGEANGVLASDIEEWVSEENGKFNMIFQFESLELWNAEFTKGIDVPELKQVLSRWQQGVAGTGWNALFVENHDQPRIVSTWGDDGLYWRESATAIATMYFLMQGTPFIYQGQEIGMTNAPFDRIEQYNDVRTQNLYHYNRAEGMAHEVVMTMIHATSRDHSRTPMQWDDSQTAGFTDGEPWLDVNPNNTWLNVEAQQRDPKSVLAYYRQLIALRKRSSTLIYGSYQLYETGCEQIYAYEREDDDGTVLVVSNLSPHACLWKEPEDSELLLGNYDIRNSAELKPYEARVYQVRG
- a CDS encoding thiolase family protein, translated to MREVVIVEAARTAVGRRKGMFKDVRPDELAAGLLDELVSRAGIQKGIVEDVILGCVTQSGEQGGNVARTAALIAGFPDYVPGVTIDRQCGSSQQAVHFGAQAILAGDMDVVIAGGVESMTRSPMFSNMQGTEPSTRLTEQHEIINQGLSADRIAEQWGLTREALDAYSVQSHERALKAIGSGVYEKEIVPVAVTDDSGQTREVATDEGPRPGTTAEVLAGLKPAFDENGNITAGNASQMSDGASAVLLMSREKADELGLKPKARIVARTVVGSDPTLMLTGPIEATKKVLAKAGLTLNDMDRYEVNEAFAPVPLAWLKDMGADPDKLNVNGGAIALGHPLGATGAKLLVSLVHELERSGGRYGLLAICEGMGMANATVIENLQEVHA